A region from the Oncorhynchus tshawytscha isolate Ot180627B linkage group LG26, Otsh_v2.0, whole genome shotgun sequence genome encodes:
- the LOC112236386 gene encoding ubiquitin-conjugating enzyme E2 G2: MAGTALKRLMAEYKQLTLNPPEGIVAGPANEENFFEWEALIMGPEDTCFEGGVFPALLSFPSDYPLSPPKMRFTCDMFHPNIYPDGRVCISILHAPGDDPMGYESSAERWSPVQSVEKILLSVVSMLAEPNDESGANVDASKMWREDRDQFYSLAQQIVRKSLGL, encoded by the exons ATGGCTGGTACTGCGTTAAAAAGACTGATGGCTGAGTATAAGC AGCTGACTCTAAACCCACCCGAGGGAATCGTTGCAG GCCCTGCAAATGAAGAGAACTTCTTTGAGTGGGAGGCTTTAATTAT GGGTCCAGAGGACACGTGTTTTGAGGGCGGAGTATttccagccctcctctccttcccgtcAGACTACCCCCTCAGCCCTCCTAAAATGCGATTCACCTGTGACATGTTTCACCCAAACA tTTACCCAGATGGACGTGTGTGCATCTCTATCCTGCATGCTCCGGGAGACGACCCAATGGGCTATGAGAGCAGTGCTGAGAGATGGAGTCCTGTCCAGAGTGTGGAGAAGATCCTActgtctgtagtcagtatgttagcag AGCCCAATGATGAGAGTGGAGCGAACGTTGATGCTTCCAAGATGTGGCGTGAGGACCGAGACCAGTTTTACAGCCTGGCTCAACAGATCGTCCGCAAGTCCCTGGGTCTCTAA